In Fusarium oxysporum f. sp. lycopersici 4287 chromosome 2, whole genome shotgun sequence, a genomic segment contains:
- a CDS encoding murein transglycosylase, with product MSFKVAATLAGAFASVALAHGTVTGIKVDGTYQPGYDLSSYYKAQQGGEIPSIAAWSAENLDNGFVPPSDYGTSDIACHKKAAPGTSSLSVKAGGTVEFQWSAWPESHIGPVLTYVAKCAGKCTSADPATLKWVKIDAAGLDGTWAAADLIKNNNTWTTTVPETLAAGSYVFRHEIIALHGAGSKDGAQNYPQCFNIDITGSGTDNPEGTLTTELYTDSEPGILFDPYKGSTTYEIPGPALYGSASGTKPVVPDTPSNGTISTPAPAAPTPVAPTPVTPTSLVTSVAAAATQAAEVPSTEAPVAEEQDTEDGALPKTFTLDTFIDWLRSKNGGSKKARRHARQF from the coding sequence ATGTCTTTCAAGGTTGCTGCTACTCTCGCTGGCGCTTTCGCCTCCGTCGCCCTCGCCCACGGCACTGTCACCGGTATCAAGGTCGACGGAACCTACCAACCCGGTTACGACCTCAGCTCCTACTACAAAGCTCAGCAGGGCGGCGAGATCCCCTCCATTGCTGCTTGGTCCGCTGAGAACCTCGACAACGGCTTCGTTCCCCCCTCCGACTATGGCACCTCCGACATTGCCTGCCACAAGAAGGCTGCTCCCGGTACCAGCTCTCTCTCCGTCAAGGCCGGTGGTACCGTTGAGTTCCAGTGGTCTGCCTGGCCCGAGTCTCACATCGGTCCTGTTCTGACCTACGTTGCCAAGTGCGCTGGAAAGTGCACTTCCGCTGACCCTGCTACTCTCAAGTGGGTCAAGATCGATGCTGCTGGTCTGGATGGAACCTGGGCTGCTGCCGATctgatcaagaacaacaacaccTGGACTACCACTGTCCCTGAGACTCTTGCTGCGGGTAGCTACGTCTTCCGTCATGAGATCATCGCTCTCCACGGTGCTGGTTCCAAGGACGGTGCTCAGAACTACCCTCAGTGCTTCAACATTGACATCACTGGTTCTGGAACCGATAACCCTGAGGGTACCTTGACCACCGAGCTCTACACCGACTCTGAGCCCGGTATTCTCTTCGACCCTTACAAGGGTTCCACCACCTACGAGATCCCTGGACCTGCTCTGTACGGTTCTGCTTCTGGCACCAAGCCCGTTGTCCCCGACACTCCCTCCAACGGAACCATCTCGactcctgctcctgctgcCCCTACCCCCGTTGCTCCCACTCCTGTCACTCCCACCAGCCTTGTGACCTCtgtcgctgctgctgctacaCAGGCCGCCGAGGTCCCTTCCACTGAGGCCCCTGTCGCTGAGGAGCAGGATACTGAGGACGGTGCTCTCCCCAAGACTTTCACCCTCGACACCTTCATTGACTGGCTCCGATCCAAGAACGGTGGCTCCAAGAAGGCTCGTCGCCACGCTCGCCAGTTCTAA